The genome window AGTCTTAAACCAAACGACGGCGCCTTATTCTTATTCTCCTCTTTTAAACCCACACCGTTATCACCAAGGGTTAACAATAGTTTTGATTTTTCAACCAGCTTTAGTGCAAGGTGAATTTCGCCCCCGCTATCATTAAAAGCATACTTAAATGCATTGGTAGCCAATTCATTCGCTATCAACCCAATAGCCACTGCTTTATCGGCTTCAAGCATAATATTACCTACCTCTATCCTCAAATTCACTTCATTTTGTTTATACCCTGCAAATGAATCTTTAATATGATTTAACAACTTGGTTAAATAATCGTTCATTTCAATTTTGGTGGTGGTGTTGTCAAGGTATAATTTATTATGAATCAAATTCATAGAGGTTAGCCTGGCCTCGTTTTCACGAAGGGCTATTTTCGTATTTTCATCGCTCAGGTTCTCTATTTGCATAGTGAAAAGACCTGAAAGGATCTGCAGGTTATTTTTAACACGATGATGCAGGTCCCGCATCAGCAGTTGGATGCGCATATTAGCCTTATTCTTCATTCTGAAGTTATTATAGGCTATCACAAATAATACGAGCAGTAAAACCGAGGCTACAATAAGTATCGTGATCGACAAACTTTGCTGCTTCACAATTTTTTGACCCAGACTGTTTTGCACCTGGAGAACAGCGATATCTTTTTCTTTTTTTGCCGTTTGATATTTGATCTCCAGTTCGTCAACCGTGCGGTTTTTAGCCACAGAAAAAAGACTATCCTTTAGGTCGCCCCTTTTGTTAAGATAAAGCAGCGCATTTTTATAGTCGCCCGCATGGTTGTATAAATTATACTTTATACCATAAGCCTCCATTAATAATTCAGGAAGCTTTAATTGTTGCGCCGTAGTAATGGTGATATTAATGGCCTTTAGTGCCGGCCCATATCTCTTTTGCTGGGTATAAATCTCAGCGAGGTCGGCATTACCGCGGGCCAGCTCCTCTGTCATCCCATAGTTTTCAGCTATATGTAGTGACCTTAAAACATACTTTTCAGCCCTAGGTAAATCACCTTTTGCTTTCCATGAGGAACCAAGATT of Mucilaginibacter xinganensis contains these proteins:
- a CDS encoding tetratricopeptide repeat-containing sensor histidine kinase, which produces MTLLKKGLFLFVSFFVLLDNVYPFFIQNKQSTDSLLKKANSSNDPLIGLKLVKQALSEAKHTNNRIGIIKSLNLAAEFYADLRFYDTTKIFAENALLAAEKYNINTYQGDSWIYLGNADYGVGEFKHAIEQYKKAALFYKKTNKLSDLATSYLNIGVCESKLSLYPESIRYFMLASEIFGNLKDKEYLSSTFNSVALCFVELNNYPKALEYNRKALAIRQTLNERLAVAQSLNNIGFTFKQYKKTDSAIYYLNKSLGMYKAGSDSSSIVLTLQNLGSSWKAKGDLPRAEKYVLRSLHIAENYGMTEELARGNADLAEIYTQQKRYGPALKAINITITTAQQLKLPELLMEAYGIKYNLYNHAGDYKNALLYLNKRGDLKDSLFSVAKNRTVDELEIKYQTAKKEKDIAVLQVQNSLGQKIVKQQSLSITILIVASVLLLVLFVIAYNNFRMKNKANMRIQLLMRDLHHRVKNNLQILSGLFTMQIENLSDENTKIALRENEARLTSMNLIHNKLYLDNTTTKIEMNDYLTKLLNHIKDSFAGYKQNEVNLRIEVGNIMLEADKAVAIGLIANELATNAFKYAFNDSGGEIHLALKLVEKSKLLLTLGDNGVGLKEENKNKAPSFGLRLVNLMARQLNSTLVIKNNPGVFYQMEINI